The following proteins come from a genomic window of Mariniflexile sp. TRM1-10:
- a CDS encoding KAP family P-loop NTPase fold protein has translation MEVLIILSSIFTTVFLLFKIIFHKYQPSFTQKFCFGSVLFLTIFFKNYKDNLPWVYLFDSIFGLEYITYLIFPLFVGSTFFIVIKFCCIVESKFPTSRFLTKTPKNLYASDDPINNEEEDVLSYKPKIDSLISILKNEKNEKSFTIGLVGPWGNGKSSIINIALNRISKTNSDDIVVIHFLPYLNHREEDIINEFFISLSNKLSKYSGKLSNQILDYAKKITDIYKGDNVLDFFDKHIVSFNNGSAKDLYDSINERLKEIDKKIIVFVDDLDRLNGEEISQVLKLIRNTADFRNTVFVVAMDKDYVIKRLKADNNISSTRFIDKFFQLEIYLPAISKKDLRTIVYNKLKDAFLIYNPEFELQLEKGLNHEMNLFDDYIKNIRDAKRLVNQIIYDFQFLKEEINFKDFMNFTYFKLKFPKFMELLNHNTLDFLENDNGEYRLKIKENNETENKLTKHDVLDLIALGNVKHNDYTFLENYSINLLLTPNEDCLKKTLGIDCEDELLLSKTLAYLFGNENKVESFNSIRKDNNFHMLMQQKVFKNVFIEKEFQTLIQEDDFNIRQDLIKKIFQEGKIPQLFNRLDYFNSDNQEIQRNIVLILLNIQNNIKEFKVNEQEVLNKIAVYVEKQISKDGNADNYGIIAWLKANIFEGENLSIENKVLIIGELWESKTETNLWEIDEDYIAENAIILFEKYLSSFDDNLWNVNDYSFYKYYHLLKNINGIKEEINYIIIEFWKKNNIELLCAQSTDTPAFSLSSFKISDFVSEIFKSKIQFHDFVINHSENPPDAVKEFLELFALHQITSYNLPIVYNFEHSKLMLERLSFNVNSRNRSFYDENEKFLQIVFETNLEGLISTIIDARNARDNYELISSSYPEIKITSKDLALFQFSSFSFKEKYYLFVSYDKEYRLGHAIEILKAFEAISILMYGSNKINFRPYRTRISNRVKIKILDDKYLQVISIQRANTIKLNAQ, from the coding sequence TTGGAAGTACTAATAATATTATCATCAATTTTTACGACTGTTTTTTTATTATTCAAAATAATTTTTCACAAATACCAACCTTCATTTACACAAAAATTCTGCTTTGGATCTGTTTTATTCCTTACTATTTTTTTTAAAAATTATAAAGATAATTTACCATGGGTTTATTTATTTGATTCTATTTTTGGACTAGAATATATTACATATTTAATCTTTCCACTATTTGTAGGATCTACGTTTTTTATTGTAATAAAATTTTGTTGTATTGTTGAATCAAAATTTCCGACTAGCAGGTTTCTGACTAAAACCCCCAAAAATTTATATGCAAGTGACGATCCTATAAATAACGAAGAAGAAGACGTTTTAAGTTATAAACCAAAAATAGATAGCCTAATTAGTATATTAAAAAACGAAAAAAATGAAAAATCCTTTACAATTGGTTTAGTTGGGCCATGGGGAAATGGCAAGTCAAGCATAATCAACATTGCCCTAAATAGAATCTCAAAGACAAACTCGGACGATATTGTTGTTATTCATTTTTTACCTTATTTAAACCACAGAGAAGAAGATATTATTAATGAATTTTTCATTTCTTTAAGTAATAAACTTTCTAAATATAGTGGCAAACTTTCAAATCAAATATTAGATTACGCAAAGAAAATTACCGACATATATAAAGGGGATAATGTCTTAGATTTCTTTGATAAACATATTGTAAGTTTTAATAACGGTTCCGCAAAGGATTTATATGATAGTATTAATGAGAGATTAAAGGAAATTGACAAAAAAATTATTGTTTTTGTAGATGATTTAGATCGACTTAATGGAGAGGAAATAAGCCAAGTATTAAAACTGATTAGAAATACAGCGGATTTTAGAAATACTGTTTTTGTTGTTGCAATGGATAAAGATTATGTAATAAAAAGGTTAAAAGCAGATAACAATATTTCTAGTACACGTTTCATTGATAAATTTTTTCAATTGGAAATATATCTTCCAGCTATTTCCAAGAAAGATTTAAGAACAATTGTTTATAATAAGTTAAAAGATGCTTTTTTAATCTATAATCCTGAATTCGAACTGCAACTCGAAAAAGGTTTGAATCACGAAATGAACCTTTTTGATGACTACATAAAAAATATAAGGGACGCAAAACGTTTAGTTAATCAAATAATTTATGATTTTCAGTTCTTAAAGGAAGAAATTAATTTCAAAGATTTTATGAATTTCACCTATTTTAAACTAAAATTTCCAAAGTTTATGGAATTATTAAATCATAACACATTGGATTTCCTTGAAAATGATAATGGTGAATACAGACTAAAAATAAAAGAGAATAATGAAACGGAAAATAAATTAACTAAACATGACGTATTAGATTTAATTGCTCTTGGCAATGTAAAACATAATGATTACACTTTTTTGGAAAATTATTCGATTAATCTACTATTAACTCCTAATGAAGATTGTTTAAAAAAGACTTTAGGTATTGATTGCGAGGATGAGTTATTACTATCAAAAACTTTGGCCTATTTATTTGGAAACGAAAATAAGGTGGAAAGTTTTAATTCAATCAGAAAGGATAATAATTTCCATATGCTAATGCAGCAAAAGGTTTTCAAAAATGTATTCATTGAAAAGGAGTTTCAAACTTTAATACAGGAAGATGATTTTAATATTAGGCAGGATTTAATAAAAAAAATATTTCAAGAAGGTAAAATACCTCAATTATTTAATAGACTCGATTATTTTAATTCGGATAATCAGGAAATTCAAAGGAATATTGTGTTGATCTTATTGAATATTCAAAATAATATCAAAGAGTTTAAAGTAAATGAACAAGAGGTGCTCAATAAAATTGCAGTATATGTTGAAAAGCAAATAAGTAAAGATGGTAATGCTGATAATTATGGAATTATTGCTTGGCTTAAGGCAAATATATTTGAAGGAGAAAATCTTTCAATCGAGAATAAGGTTTTAATAATTGGGGAGTTATGGGAGTCTAAAACTGAAACAAATTTATGGGAAATTGATGAAGACTATATTGCAGAAAATGCTATAATCCTTTTTGAAAAATATTTATCAAGTTTCGATGATAATTTGTGGAATGTTAATGATTATAGTTTTTACAAGTATTATCATTTATTAAAAAATATTAATGGAATAAAAGAAGAAATTAATTATATAATTATTGAATTTTGGAAAAAAAATAATATTGAATTACTTTGCGCTCAAAGCACAGATACACCTGCTTTCTCACTTTCCTCTTTTAAAATTTCTGATTTTGTTTCTGAAATATTTAAAAGCAAAATACAATTTCATGACTTTGTTATCAATCATTCCGAAAATCCTCCTGATGCCGTTAAAGAGTTTTTAGAATTATTTGCATTGCATCAAATAACGAGTTATAACCTGCCAATTGTATATAATTTTGAGCATTCTAAGTTAATGTTAGAAAGATTATCTTTTAATGTAAATTCACGTAATAGATCTTTCTATGATGAAAATGAAAAGTTTCTGCAGATTGTATTCGAAACAAATTTAGAAGGTCTAATATCTACTATTATTGACGCTAGGAATGCAAGGGATAATTATGAACTAATTAGTTCGTCCTATCCAGAAATAAAAATTACCTCCAAGGATTTAGCCCTTTTTCAATTCTCTTCATTTTCATTCAAAGAAAAATATTATTTATTCGTTAGTTATGACAAAGAATATAGGTTAGGCCATGCGATAGAAATATTAAAAGCTTTTGAAGCAATTTCTATTTTAATGTACGGTTCTAATAAAATAAATTTTAGACCGTACAGAACGAGAATTTCAAATAGAGTTAAAATTAAAATTCTGGATGATAAATACTTACAAGTGATTTCAATCCAACGCGCTAATACAATAAAATTAAATGCCCAATAA
- a CDS encoding DUF4132 domain-containing protein encodes MGIKESLSNLFGKRENQNYKSNKEFDKILDELVEESYKDAQFNSYFYNAPMGKLKAYAQIKSLDVTTKKDLLFYLIEPIKSFELITRKSGGYQGRDHIFKKKHIYNELFNLLMRSNLDFSNDEIIQLIKEFKISDEAQNKRFVDWPIGFSIQQIERIVKKEGLADGLKIFLNDLLSWKQLKQTKYYYGTDLEKVRVKIEKILFENTNESGSVAPYTLPDDRLAQLVNPQIAALKKELQDSWFSLFHLFMKATSGKPTQKFLKETSDIINDIGIPKYKSVTQEWIEFSASLKTIETPKQHVYSGGQVYNYVGHEFLNEKNLIFLKGLVWSMSKFHDSNSLNIIAKLAERCFEKIPGVGPTAAGLGNACIYTLGNTKGLEGISHLSRLKLRIKQNNTKEIIEKYIESSSVKLGVSTSEIEELSIPDFGLIDGCKTYLFDDYTLEIEIKALGKVLLTWKKPDGTTQKTEPTFIKSSTKHKQTLKQAKETIVQIKKYLTAQRDRIDRLYLYERVWTYEKFEKFYLNHGLVSFIAKNLIWSFKKDGMEETGLWIEDKWNDVHGNELTSIDSHTEVRLWHPIYANIDDVLAWRNRLEVLQIQQGLKQAYREVYILTDAELNTKSYSNRMAAHLLKQHQFNALTGIRGWRYSLMGAYDDGRDADIASISLKEHNLEAQFWINEVNADDAFNDAGIWNYVATDQVRFVNNENEVVDLIDIPKIVLSEVMRDVDLFVGVASVGNDPEWRDNGGLPQYRDYWTSYSFGELTEVAKTRKEILEKLVPRLKIAKVASFEGKFLKIKGKKRVYKIHIGSTNILMEPNDQYLCIVPARGKDTNTDNIFLPFEGDRGLSLVLSKAFLLADDDKITDTTILTQINR; translated from the coding sequence ATGGGAATTAAAGAAAGTCTAAGTAATTTATTTGGTAAGCGTGAAAACCAAAATTATAAATCTAATAAAGAATTTGATAAAATACTTGATGAATTAGTTGAGGAATCCTATAAAGATGCCCAATTCAATAGTTATTTTTATAATGCCCCAATGGGAAAGTTAAAAGCTTATGCCCAAATTAAATCGTTGGATGTTACAACCAAGAAAGACTTACTGTTTTATCTTATAGAGCCAATAAAAAGTTTTGAACTGATTACGAGAAAATCAGGAGGATACCAAGGACGCGATCATATTTTTAAGAAAAAACATATTTATAATGAGCTGTTTAATCTGTTGATGCGTAGCAATCTGGATTTTTCTAATGATGAAATAATTCAACTAATTAAAGAATTTAAGATTTCTGATGAAGCCCAGAATAAAAGATTTGTTGATTGGCCTATAGGTTTTTCTATTCAGCAAATAGAGAGAATTGTTAAAAAAGAAGGTCTTGCTGATGGTCTAAAGATTTTTTTAAATGATTTGCTTAGCTGGAAACAATTAAAACAAACTAAATACTATTATGGCACTGATTTAGAAAAAGTGCGTGTTAAAATTGAAAAAATACTTTTTGAAAACACTAATGAATCAGGAAGCGTGGCTCCATATACACTTCCTGATGATAGACTGGCACAACTTGTAAATCCGCAAATAGCGGCTTTAAAAAAAGAGTTACAAGACTCATGGTTTTCATTGTTTCATTTGTTTATGAAAGCAACAAGTGGAAAACCTACTCAAAAGTTTTTAAAAGAAACCAGTGATATTATTAATGATATAGGTATTCCCAAATATAAAAGTGTTACCCAAGAATGGATTGAATTTTCAGCGTCTTTAAAAACAATCGAAACGCCTAAACAACATGTGTATTCTGGAGGGCAGGTTTATAATTATGTGGGCCATGAATTTTTAAATGAGAAGAATCTTATTTTTTTGAAAGGTCTTGTTTGGAGTATGTCCAAATTTCACGATTCCAATTCCCTTAATATAATTGCCAAATTAGCGGAACGTTGTTTTGAAAAAATCCCAGGAGTTGGACCAACAGCGGCAGGGCTTGGAAATGCCTGTATTTATACCTTAGGAAATACGAAAGGATTAGAAGGAATCAGTCATTTATCAAGATTAAAGCTTAGGATTAAACAGAATAATACAAAAGAAATTATTGAGAAGTACATAGAGTCTTCTTCTGTTAAACTAGGGGTTTCAACCTCGGAAATAGAAGAATTATCCATACCAGATTTTGGTTTGATAGATGGTTGCAAAACCTATTTGTTTGATGACTATACATTAGAAATAGAAATAAAGGCTTTGGGAAAAGTTTTGCTTACATGGAAAAAGCCAGACGGAACTACACAGAAAACAGAGCCAACATTTATAAAATCCTCGACAAAACACAAACAAACCTTAAAACAAGCAAAAGAAACAATCGTACAAATAAAAAAATATTTAACAGCCCAAAGGGATAGAATAGATAGGTTGTATTTGTATGAAAGAGTATGGACATATGAGAAATTTGAGAAGTTTTATTTGAATCATGGACTGGTTAGTTTTATTGCAAAAAATTTGATTTGGAGTTTTAAAAAGGACGGAATGGAAGAAACAGGATTATGGATTGAAGATAAATGGAATGATGTTCATGGTAACGAATTAACAAGTATTGATAGCCATACAGAAGTAAGATTATGGCATCCCATTTATGCGAACATTGATGATGTTTTGGCATGGAGAAATAGACTAGAAGTATTGCAAATACAACAGGGATTGAAGCAAGCATATCGAGAAGTGTATATTTTGACAGATGCAGAGCTCAATACAAAATCCTATAGTAATAGAATGGCGGCACATTTATTAAAACAGCATCAATTTAATGCTCTCACAGGCATTAGGGGGTGGAGATATTCATTGATGGGAGCTTATGATGATGGTAGGGATGCAGATATAGCTTCTATTTCGCTTAAAGAACATAATTTGGAAGCCCAGTTTTGGATTAATGAAGTGAATGCAGATGATGCTTTTAATGATGCTGGGATTTGGAATTATGTTGCAACCGATCAAGTACGTTTTGTAAATAATGAAAATGAAGTTGTAGATTTAATTGATATACCAAAAATTGTGCTTTCAGAAGTAATGAGAGATGTTGATTTGTTTGTTGGTGTGGCTAGTGTGGGTAATGACCCAGAATGGCGAGATAATGGTGGTTTGCCACAATACCGAGATTATTGGACAAGTTACTCGTTTGGAGAATTAACAGAAGTAGCAAAAACAAGAAAAGAAATCCTTGAAAAATTAGTACCTAGATTGAAAATAGCAAAAGTGGCGTCTTTTGAAGGGAAGTTCTTGAAAATCAAAGGAAAGAAAAGAGTGTATAAAATTCATATTGGGAGTACAAATATATTAATGGAACCTAATGATCAGTATTTATGTATTGTTCCGGCTAGAGGTAAGGATACTAATACCGATAATATATTTTTGCCTTTTGAAGGCGATAGAGGTCTTTCGTTGGTTTTAAGCAAGGCGTTTTTACTAGCCGATGACGATAAGATTACTGATACAACTATTTTAACTCAAATAAATAGATAA
- a CDS encoding type I restriction endonuclease subunit R produces the protein MTKEATIEQATIDWLTDLKYIHKSGTTLPQNNHEVVLKDQLLGFIQKQYSELPKDMQALVVAEFTNNEGADLEHRNRTFHLKLTKGLEFTYEDNDGKEKAIHIYPIDFNTPKNNTFWAVNQFSITGKNKRRPDIIIYINGLPLIVFELKNWYDENTNIKEAHNQIEHYKKDIPLLFEYNALTIISDGNEAQHGMFSSSMEWFSAWKSMNGKDTVQEDDFQMHTLLFGLFPKDRLLNYIKNFVFHEDHNGTLIKKGAKYHQFFGVNFAVEAAKKSVRPFGDGRIGVIWHTQGSGKSISMAIYTGILRSLPELKNPTIVVQVDRSDLDMQLYENFVLAKDLVGDVQHADTTDDLRQLLSAGAGGVIFTTIEKFRLKQTTDEQLGELEHPTLSERENIIVMADEAHRTQYGLLDGFASNMRKALPNASFIGFTGTPVDSKDADTQEVFGNVIHTYDIKQSVDDNATVNIFYEPRLAKLHLWNENIDDDADEITEANEESGNLKWAAIEDAAGSEDRVNKIANDILNHFTNRTNTLKGKAMVVCMSRRNCVKMYNALTALEGCPEVAVVMTGNISKDPITWNDHIRTKDATEGLKKRFRKEEDPLKIVIVRDMWLTGFDAPCVHTMYVDKIMKGHNLMQAITRTNRVFKDKKNGVIVDYIGIGDNLKTATTKYTGSGGEGQPTIDIEQALELFLNQIDICKTFIPETIDYSQWRALRDAEKVLLVKQAVNAIIKYDEDSNNFMKAEKTLSGLLSIVKSQSAIQEFAVDVLFIQHISKAVRNAKSVKSSRSEQQERIKELISQSIDSEDIVDVFAMAGIEKPDISILDETFLLGTKKEKDGLALKIELIKNILKDEIKLRLHKNIKKYTSLKEELEKVIDRYHSNALDSYATIAELVERAKALQNDDDRVKELGLSEEELAFYDILAAKQDIIKEEGPIQNIVHAIVKAVKSNLQLDWTKKENAKAAIRLAVKKELRGKMSLAILNDILQEIMQQAEGQFSDWSA, from the coding sequence ATGACCAAAGAAGCAACCATAGAACAAGCCACTATTGATTGGTTAACCGATTTAAAGTACATACATAAATCGGGAACCACACTACCACAAAACAATCATGAGGTGGTTTTAAAAGATCAGTTGTTAGGCTTTATTCAAAAGCAATATTCAGAACTCCCAAAGGATATGCAAGCGCTGGTGGTTGCAGAATTCACCAATAACGAAGGTGCGGATTTAGAACACAGAAATCGCACATTTCATTTAAAACTTACCAAAGGTTTAGAGTTTACTTATGAAGATAATGACGGAAAAGAAAAAGCCATCCATATTTACCCCATCGATTTTAATACCCCTAAAAATAACACCTTTTGGGCAGTCAATCAATTCAGTATTACAGGAAAAAATAAACGTCGCCCCGATATTATCATCTATATAAATGGTTTGCCTTTAATTGTTTTTGAGTTAAAGAATTGGTACGACGAAAACACGAATATAAAAGAAGCGCATAATCAAATAGAGCATTACAAAAAAGACATTCCGTTGTTGTTTGAGTACAACGCTTTAACCATTATTAGCGATGGTAACGAAGCCCAACACGGTATGTTTAGTTCAAGTATGGAATGGTTTTCGGCTTGGAAAAGTATGAATGGTAAAGACACCGTACAAGAAGACGATTTTCAGATGCACACGCTGTTGTTTGGTTTGTTTCCAAAAGACCGATTGCTTAATTACATAAAAAACTTTGTTTTTCATGAAGACCACAACGGCACACTCATAAAAAAAGGTGCCAAGTACCATCAGTTTTTCGGCGTTAATTTTGCGGTAGAAGCGGCTAAAAAATCGGTGCGCCCGTTTGGTGATGGTCGCATTGGTGTTATTTGGCACACACAAGGGTCAGGAAAAAGTATTTCTATGGCCATTTATACAGGTATTTTACGGAGTCTTCCAGAATTGAAAAACCCAACCATTGTGGTGCAAGTTGATCGCAGCGATTTAGATATGCAACTCTATGAAAACTTTGTATTGGCCAAAGATTTGGTGGGTGATGTACAACATGCCGACACCACCGACGATTTAAGGCAATTACTGTCGGCAGGTGCAGGTGGTGTCATTTTTACAACCATTGAAAAGTTCCGCTTAAAACAAACCACCGACGAGCAATTAGGAGAATTGGAACACCCTACCTTATCCGAGCGTGAAAATATCATTGTGATGGCAGATGAAGCACATAGAACCCAATACGGTTTATTGGATGGATTTGCCTCCAATATGCGTAAAGCGTTACCAAATGCATCATTTATTGGTTTTACAGGAACACCTGTAGATAGTAAAGATGCTGATACACAGGAAGTGTTTGGAAACGTTATTCATACCTATGATATTAAACAGTCTGTAGATGATAACGCTACCGTGAATATTTTTTATGAACCACGATTGGCAAAACTCCATTTATGGAATGAAAATATAGATGATGATGCAGATGAAATTACAGAAGCCAATGAAGAAAGTGGGAATTTAAAATGGGCAGCTATTGAAGATGCCGCAGGCTCTGAAGACCGTGTGAATAAAATAGCAAACGATATATTAAACCATTTTACAAATAGAACCAATACCTTAAAAGGAAAAGCCATGGTGGTTTGCATGAGCAGACGTAATTGTGTAAAAATGTACAATGCATTAACCGCTTTAGAAGGTTGCCCTGAAGTAGCAGTAGTTATGACGGGAAACATTTCTAAGGACCCCATCACATGGAATGACCACATACGCACTAAAGATGCGACGGAAGGTTTAAAAAAACGATTTAGAAAAGAAGAGGATCCTTTAAAAATAGTAATCGTTCGTGATATGTGGTTAACAGGTTTTGATGCGCCTTGTGTACACACCATGTATGTAGATAAGATTATGAAAGGGCATAACCTGATGCAAGCCATCACCCGAACAAACCGTGTTTTTAAAGATAAAAAGAATGGGGTTATAGTCGATTATATTGGTATTGGAGATAACTTAAAAACAGCTACAACTAAATATACAGGAAGTGGAGGAGAAGGTCAGCCAACTATTGATATTGAGCAAGCATTAGAATTGTTTTTAAATCAAATAGACATCTGCAAAACTTTTATTCCAGAAACGATTGATTATAGTCAATGGCGAGCCTTACGCGATGCCGAAAAGGTACTGCTAGTTAAACAAGCAGTTAATGCCATTATTAAATACGACGAGGATTCTAATAATTTCATGAAAGCCGAAAAAACATTATCAGGCTTGTTGTCTATCGTAAAAAGTCAAAGTGCTATTCAGGAGTTTGCCGTCGATGTCTTGTTTATTCAGCATATTTCAAAAGCGGTTAGAAATGCGAAATCGGTAAAATCGAGCAGAAGTGAACAGCAAGAACGAATAAAAGAGTTGATAAGCCAAAGTATCGATTCCGAAGATATTGTCGATGTGTTCGCTATGGCAGGCATTGAAAAACCAGATATTTCAATTTTAGACGAAACCTTTTTATTAGGAACCAAAAAGGAAAAAGACGGACTCGCCTTGAAAATTGAATTGATTAAGAATATCCTAAAAGACGAAATCAAATTACGACTTCATAAAAATATAAAAAAATACACTTCGCTAAAAGAAGAACTAGAAAAGGTAATTGATAGATACCATTCCAATGCTTTAGATAGTTATGCAACCATAGCTGAATTGGTGGAGCGTGCAAAAGCACTTCAAAATGATGATGATCGTGTAAAGGAGTTAGGACTGAGCGAAGAAGAATTAGCATTTTATGATATTCTGGCAGCAAAACAAGACATTATAAAAGAGGAAGGTCCAATCCAAAATATTGTACACGCCATTGTAAAAGCGGTAAAATCCAATTTACAACTAGATTGGACAAAAAAAGAAAATGCCAAAGCAGCCATAAGGTTAGCAGTAAAAAAAGAATTAAGAGGGAAAATGTCACTTGCTATCCTAAATGACATATTGCAAGAAATTATGCAACAAGCTGAAGGGCAGTTTAGCGATTGGAGTGCTTAA
- a CDS encoding restriction endonuclease subunit S, with product MPNNWKKYKLSDTLEIKYGKDHKKVENGNIPIYGTGGIMRYGNQFLYVDESILIPRKGSLNNIYYINEPFWTVDTLFWSKINKEAVFPKFLFYNLKILDFANMDVGTAIPSLTTNLLNKIEIKLPPLPEQKAIAQILTAIDDKIDNNLAINKTLEEMAMALYKHWFVDFDFPVIKESHPELVSESQSIGYKSAGGEFVDSELGPIPKGWEVKKVKDFGEVITGKTPSQKFPEHFGSDLAFVTPTDFKNYGKHILNAARYISISGMEKHKKNIIPENSVIVTCIGSDMGKVSISKIPCLTNQQINSLKTNDYLFMYCFFVHNYSLLKRLAGDGTTMPIINKSTFENIDVLYSGKNNLEAFENKLKKWDNQIFNNTQENQTLINLRDTLLPKLISGEVRLKEFREQVEQIISN from the coding sequence ATGCCCAATAACTGGAAAAAATATAAACTTTCGGATACTTTAGAAATAAAGTATGGAAAAGATCATAAAAAAGTTGAAAATGGCAATATTCCAATTTATGGTACTGGAGGGATTATGCGTTACGGAAATCAATTTTTATATGTTGACGAATCTATTCTAATTCCTCGCAAAGGTTCTTTAAACAATATTTATTATATAAATGAGCCGTTTTGGACGGTTGACACGTTGTTTTGGTCTAAAATCAACAAAGAAGCAGTATTTCCAAAATTCCTATTTTATAATCTTAAAATATTGGATTTTGCGAATATGGACGTTGGAACAGCTATTCCTAGTTTAACAACTAATCTGTTAAATAAGATAGAAATTAAGCTTCCACCTCTCCCAGAACAAAAAGCCATAGCCCAAATCCTTACAGCCATAGACGATAAAATAGATAATAACCTAGCCATCAATAAAACTTTAGAAGAAATGGCAATGGCACTTTACAAACATTGGTTTGTAGATTTTGACTTTCCTGTAATAAAGGAAAGTCATCCTGAACTTGTTTCAGAATCTCAATCCATTGGCTATAAATCTGCTGGTGGTGAGTTTGTTGATAGCGAATTAGGTCCAATTCCTAAAGGTTGGGAGGTTAAAAAAGTTAAGGATTTTGGCGAAGTTATTACTGGAAAAACGCCATCACAGAAATTTCCTGAGCATTTTGGAAGTGATTTGGCTTTTGTAACACCAACAGATTTTAAGAACTATGGAAAACATATTTTAAATGCAGCTCGTTATATTTCAATTTCAGGAATGGAAAAGCATAAAAAAAATATCATTCCAGAAAATTCAGTTATTGTAACATGTATTGGTTCAGATATGGGAAAAGTGTCAATTTCAAAAATCCCTTGTTTGACTAACCAACAAATTAATTCATTAAAGACTAATGATTATCTTTTTATGTATTGTTTTTTTGTTCATAATTATTCATTGTTAAAAAGATTAGCGGGAGATGGAACGACAATGCCTATTATTAATAAATCTACATTTGAAAATATAGATGTTTTATATTCAGGAAAAAATAATTTAGAAGCATTTGAGAATAAATTAAAGAAATGGGATAATCAAATATTCAATAATACTCAAGAAAACCAAACCCTAATTAACCTTCGCGACACACTTTTACCAAAACTAATCAGTGGCGAAGTGCGTTTAAAAGAATTTAGAGAACAAGTTGAACAGATAATTAGTAATTAA